Proteins found in one Litorihabitans aurantiacus genomic segment:
- a CDS encoding ABC transporter ATP-binding protein — MSAGSAGVTPAAELGVVATVRRGVRESPLMLRGIGLTLLLAALATAGRVVVPFAVQRATDLGVLAPGGPDVGVVVTTALIAACVLLVASACSAISNARLFAAAEAGLAQLRTTAFRHVHDLSVLSQNSERRGALVSRVTSDVDTISQFVQWGGIMLVLSSLQILAATVAMAIYSWQLTLLVWLCLLPMALLAPRAQKALNAAYLTVRVRVGTMLAAVSESVVGAHTIRAYGIGGRTQHRLDTAVREHRDSAVRAQTLAAAAFSTGVLLSGLALAVVVVVGSFLGVAGDISVGHLLAVLFLVQLFVGPVQNATEVLNELQNAVAGWRRVLSLLETPVDVVAPARPTPLPAGALDVRLEGVTFAYPGGPPVLRDVTLEVPATTRVAVVGRTGSGKTTIARLVTRFTDPGTGRVLVGGVDLREVADGDLRRRVVTLTQEGFLFDTTVAANVAYGLPDPGAPDARARVEAAVAELELGDWVASLPQGLDTPVGQRGESLSAGERQLVALLRTQVVGADLLVLDEATSAVDPATELRTARALTRAMAGRTSITIAHRLSTAAQSDLVVVVHDGEIAEVGTHEQLLADGRGYAGMFASWLASTS, encoded by the coding sequence ATGAGCGCCGGCAGCGCGGGCGTCACGCCCGCGGCCGAGCTCGGCGTCGTCGCGACGGTCCGGCGCGGCGTCCGGGAGTCCCCGCTGATGCTGCGCGGGATCGGGCTGACGCTGCTGCTGGCGGCGCTGGCGACGGCGGGGCGCGTCGTCGTGCCGTTCGCCGTCCAGCGGGCCACCGACCTGGGTGTCCTCGCGCCCGGCGGGCCGGACGTCGGCGTCGTCGTCACGACGGCGCTGATCGCCGCGTGCGTGCTGCTGGTGGCCTCGGCGTGCTCGGCGATCTCGAACGCCCGCCTCTTCGCGGCGGCCGAGGCGGGCCTCGCGCAGCTGCGCACCACCGCGTTCCGGCACGTGCACGACCTGTCGGTGCTGAGCCAGAACTCCGAGCGCCGCGGCGCGCTGGTCTCGCGCGTGACGAGCGACGTCGACACGATCAGCCAGTTCGTGCAGTGGGGCGGCATCATGCTGGTGCTGTCCTCGCTGCAGATCCTCGCCGCCACGGTCGCGATGGCGATCTACTCCTGGCAGCTCACGCTCCTGGTGTGGCTCTGCCTGCTGCCGATGGCGCTGCTGGCGCCGCGCGCGCAGAAGGCGCTGAACGCCGCCTACCTGACGGTGCGCGTGCGCGTCGGGACCATGCTCGCAGCGGTGTCGGAGTCGGTTGTCGGCGCGCACACCATCCGCGCCTACGGCATCGGCGGCCGGACGCAGCACCGCCTCGACACGGCGGTGCGGGAGCACCGGGACTCGGCCGTGCGGGCCCAGACGCTCGCCGCAGCCGCGTTCTCCACGGGCGTCCTGCTGTCGGGCCTCGCGCTCGCCGTCGTGGTCGTCGTGGGCTCGTTCCTCGGCGTGGCCGGCGACATCAGCGTGGGGCACCTCCTGGCGGTGCTGTTCCTGGTCCAGCTGTTCGTCGGCCCGGTCCAGAACGCGACCGAGGTGCTGAACGAGCTCCAGAACGCCGTGGCCGGCTGGCGGCGCGTGCTGTCGCTGCTCGAGACGCCCGTCGACGTCGTGGCGCCGGCGCGCCCGACGCCGCTCCCGGCCGGTGCGCTCGACGTCCGCCTCGAGGGGGTCACGTTCGCCTACCCCGGTGGTCCGCCGGTGCTGCGCGACGTCACGCTCGAGGTGCCGGCCACCACGCGGGTGGCCGTCGTGGGGCGCACGGGGTCGGGCAAGACGACGATCGCGCGCCTCGTCACGCGGTTCACCGATCCCGGGACCGGGCGGGTGCTGGTGGGCGGCGTCGACCTGCGCGAGGTGGCCGACGGCGACCTGCGCCGCCGTGTCGTCACCCTCACCCAGGAGGGCTTCCTGTTCGACACCACGGTCGCGGCGAACGTGGCCTACGGGCTGCCCGACCCCGGCGCCCCCGACGCGCGGGCACGGGTCGAGGCCGCCGTCGCCGAGCTCGAGCTCGGCGACTGGGTCGCCTCGCTGCCGCAGGGGCTCGACACGCCCGTGGGTCAGCGCGGGGAGTCGCTGTCGGCGGGGGAGCGCCAGCTGGTGGCGCTGCTGCGCACCCAGGTGGTCGGGGCCGATCTGCTCGTGCTGGACGAGGCGACCTCCGCCGTCGATCCGGCCACGGAGCTGCGCACGGCGCGCGCGCTGACGCGGGCGATGGCCGGCCGCACCTCGATCACGATCGCCCACCGGCTCTCGACGGCCGCGCAGTCCGACCTCGTGGTCGTCGTGCACGACGGCGAGATCGCGGAGGTCGGCACGCACGAGCAGCTGCTCGCCGACGGGCGCGGCTACGCGGGCATGTTCGCCTCCTGGCTGGCCTCGACCAGCTAG
- a CDS encoding TIGR03085 family metal-binding protein encodes MSHAHGFRADPRTGPRADLVAALRAADPEDPTLCEGWRARHLAAHVVLRERRPWSVAVGAVRGQDPTADLAATATDAAGYARLVDQVEQGPSRLSPLEWVPAANLMEFVVHAEDVRRGDGPPAQPRELPERLQVGLWRSVRAMASLRYRRAAARGGVGLVLVSPTARAVLARGPRSAVLSGTPTELALWITGRERASLAQVTGPDDAVAAFLAAV; translated from the coding sequence ATGAGCCACGCACACGGCTTCCGCGCCGACCCCCGCACGGGCCCCCGGGCCGATCTCGTGGCCGCCCTGCGCGCCGCCGACCCGGAGGATCCGACGCTGTGCGAGGGGTGGCGGGCGCGCCACCTCGCCGCCCACGTCGTGCTGCGCGAGCGCCGTCCCTGGAGCGTCGCGGTCGGAGCCGTCCGGGGCCAGGACCCGACGGCGGACCTGGCGGCCACCGCCACCGACGCGGCGGGCTACGCGCGTCTCGTCGACCAGGTCGAGCAGGGCCCCTCCCGGCTCAGTCCCCTGGAGTGGGTCCCCGCCGCGAACCTGATGGAGTTCGTCGTCCACGCGGAGGACGTGCGCCGCGGGGACGGCCCACCCGCGCAGCCGCGCGAGCTCCCGGAGCGCCTGCAGGTGGGCCTGTGGCGGTCGGTCCGGGCGATGGCGTCCCTGCGCTACCGCCGCGCGGCCGCCCGCGGCGGCGTCGGGCTCGTGCTGGTCTCCCCCACCGCCCGCGCCGTGCTCGCCCGTGGCCCGCGCAGCGCGGTGCTCAGCGGGACGCCGACCGAGCTCGCGCTGTGGATCACCGGCAGGGAGCGCGCGTCGCTCGCGCAGGTCACCGGCCCGGACGACGCCGTCGCGGCGTTCCTCGCGGCGGTCTAG
- the hisI gene encoding phosphoribosyl-AMP cyclohydrolase: MTSLDPTIAARLTRDAAGLVAAIVQDDGSDEVLMLGWMDDEALHRTLTTGRVTFWSRSRGEYWRKGDTSGHTQHVRSVAIDCDGDALLVRVEQVGAACHTGERTCFLAGGELPVVLGSAAAATGPADTDPQVPA; the protein is encoded by the coding sequence GTGACCTCCCTCGATCCCACCATCGCCGCGCGCCTGACGCGCGACGCCGCCGGCCTCGTCGCCGCGATCGTCCAGGACGACGGCTCCGACGAGGTCCTCATGCTCGGGTGGATGGACGACGAGGCGCTGCACCGCACGCTGACCACGGGCCGCGTGACGTTCTGGAGCCGCTCGCGCGGCGAGTACTGGCGCAAGGGCGACACCTCCGGTCACACCCAGCACGTCCGCTCGGTCGCGATCGACTGCGACGGCGACGCGCTCCTCGTGCGCGTCGAGCAGGTCGGCGCTGCATGCCACACGGGGGAGCGAACCTGCTTCCTGGCCGGGGGCGAGCTGCCCGTCGTCCTCGGGAGCGCCGCGGCGGCGACTGGACCGGCGGACACCGACCCGCAGGTGCCCGCGTGA
- a CDS encoding anthranilate synthase component I has protein sequence MSAALPEDLGWGRTWPELPEFRDLGATHRVVPVVRRLLADHLTPVGVYRALAQARPGSFILESAAADGSWGRYSFIGVRSRATLTSRDGRAVWTGDVPAGVMTQGDPLTVLADALRELATDPVAGLPPLTSGFVGAIGWDAIRYWEPTLVPRSVVEVDVPDVALCLVEDLAVVDHHSGAVWLIANAINGDGTSARVEQAHAAAVARLDAMARDLAAPVTVAAGVGDGGAETGADVPQVRPRTTQEDYEAAVEIAQQRIRDGEAFQIVLSQRFDLDCPAPPIDVYRALRAVNPSPYMYCVHLTDADGAPFAVVGSSPETLAQVQGDAVMTYPIAGSRPRGKDAAQDAELTAELLADPKERAEHLMLVDLGRNDLSKVTDPSTIRVSEFMDVRRFSHVMHLCSTVTGVRRPGAGALDALTATFPAGTLSGAPKPRAVAIIDELEPARRGVYGGTVGYLDLAGNLDMAIAIRTAVIKDGTAHVQAGAGIVADSRPSAEHAECVNKAAAVVRAVQLAARLRSGER, from the coding sequence GTGAGCGCGGCGCTGCCGGAGGACCTGGGCTGGGGCCGCACCTGGCCGGAGCTGCCCGAGTTCCGCGACCTGGGCGCCACCCACCGCGTCGTCCCGGTCGTGCGCCGGCTGCTGGCGGACCACCTCACCCCGGTCGGGGTCTACCGGGCCCTCGCGCAGGCCCGGCCGGGCTCGTTCATCCTGGAGTCGGCGGCCGCCGACGGGTCGTGGGGGCGCTACTCCTTCATCGGCGTCCGCTCGCGCGCCACGCTCACCTCGCGCGACGGCCGTGCCGTCTGGACCGGCGACGTCCCGGCGGGCGTCATGACGCAGGGCGACCCGCTGACGGTCCTGGCGGACGCGCTGCGAGAGCTCGCCACCGATCCGGTGGCCGGGCTGCCGCCGCTGACGAGCGGGTTCGTCGGCGCGATCGGGTGGGACGCGATCCGCTACTGGGAGCCGACGCTGGTGCCGCGCTCCGTCGTCGAGGTCGACGTGCCCGACGTCGCGCTCTGCCTCGTGGAGGACCTCGCGGTGGTGGACCACCACTCCGGCGCCGTATGGCTGATCGCGAACGCCATCAACGGGGACGGCACGAGCGCGCGCGTCGAGCAGGCGCACGCCGCCGCCGTCGCGCGACTCGATGCGATGGCGCGCGACCTCGCCGCGCCCGTCACCGTCGCGGCGGGGGTGGGCGACGGCGGTGCCGAGACCGGTGCCGACGTCCCGCAGGTGCGCCCGCGGACCACGCAGGAGGACTACGAGGCCGCCGTCGAGATCGCCCAGCAGCGCATCCGCGACGGCGAGGCGTTCCAGATCGTGCTCTCCCAGCGGTTCGACCTGGACTGCCCGGCGCCGCCGATCGACGTCTACCGCGCGCTCCGCGCGGTCAACCCGAGCCCGTACATGTACTGCGTGCACCTGACCGACGCCGACGGCGCCCCGTTCGCCGTCGTCGGCTCGAGCCCGGAGACCCTCGCCCAGGTGCAGGGCGACGCCGTGATGACCTACCCGATCGCCGGCTCGCGTCCCCGGGGCAAGGACGCGGCGCAGGACGCCGAGCTGACCGCGGAGCTGCTGGCCGACCCCAAGGAGCGTGCCGAGCACCTCATGCTCGTCGACCTGGGGCGCAACGACCTGTCCAAGGTCACCGACCCGAGCACCATCCGGGTGAGCGAGTTCATGGACGTGCGCCGGTTCAGCCACGTGATGCACCTGTGCTCGACGGTCACGGGCGTGCGGCGTCCGGGCGCCGGCGCCCTGGACGCGCTGACCGCGACGTTCCCGGCGGGCACCCTCAGCGGCGCGCCGAAGCCGCGTGCCGTGGCGATCATCGACGAGCTCGAACCCGCGCGCCGGGGCGTCTACGGCGGGACGGTCGGCTACCTCGACCTGGCCGGCAACCTCGACATGGCCATCGCGATCCGCACCGCCGTCATCAAGGACGGCACCGCGCACGTGCAGGCGGGGGCGGGGATCGTGGCCGACTCGAGGCCGAGCGCCGAGCACGCCGAGTGCGTGAACAAGGCGGCCGCCGTCGTCCGCGCCGTGCAGCTCGCCGCGCGCCTGCGGTCGGGGGAGCGATGA
- a CDS encoding Trp biosynthesis-associated membrane protein — MTTSPTGTTDPAAPAAPAARGSRRRTRSLAAVALLAAVTFGLAALPWFHAEVRPVAGTEVVSVPGTSASPVLGALLLVVGAACLAHLLARGVLARVVAAAATLAALAAVAACVAALRDPATPLLRAAAEVSGVPELSGDPVTTPWGWGATGTAVLLAVAAGVLTSAAPAAAGSSRYERPTRAGATTAESAASAASSTPRGQAPGTRSSGATDTPAARAAQVDDWDALTRGEDPTR; from the coding sequence ATGACGACGTCGCCGACGGGGACGACGGACCCGGCCGCCCCGGCCGCCCCGGCAGCGCGCGGGTCTCGCCGCCGCACCCGGTCCCTGGCCGCCGTCGCGCTGCTGGCGGCCGTGACCTTCGGGCTGGCCGCCCTGCCGTGGTTCCACGCCGAGGTCAGACCGGTCGCCGGGACCGAGGTGGTCTCCGTCCCGGGGACCTCGGCGTCCCCGGTGCTGGGCGCGCTGCTGCTCGTGGTCGGTGCCGCGTGCCTCGCGCACCTCCTGGCGCGCGGGGTGCTCGCACGCGTCGTGGCCGCCGCCGCGACCCTGGCCGCCCTGGCCGCCGTCGCCGCCTGCGTGGCGGCGCTGCGCGACCCCGCGACGCCGCTGCTCCGCGCCGCCGCCGAGGTGAGCGGTGTCCCCGAGCTCAGCGGCGACCCCGTCACGACGCCCTGGGGCTGGGGGGCGACGGGTACCGCCGTGCTGCTCGCCGTGGCGGCCGGGGTGCTCACCTCCGCCGCCCCCGCGGCCGCCGGGTCCAGCCGGTACGAGCGGCCGACCCGAGCCGGTGCGACGACGGCGGAGTCGGCTGCGTCTGCTGCGTCGTCGACACCTCGCGGGCAGGCACCCGGGACCCGGTCCAGCGGCGCCACCGACACGCCGGCGGCCCGGGCCGCCCAGGTCGACG